A stretch of the Epinephelus fuscoguttatus linkage group LG2, E.fuscoguttatus.final_Chr_v1 genome encodes the following:
- the LOC125880898 gene encoding uncharacterized protein LOC125880898 → MEAGAVALLLFALLGSSATLSFYGDSITFMPPHRNKDGTYGVTFYHRQNGRRSCGDQSSFTCGSGVCTSFDKSSVLQTDHDTTGKGRWCQSEGHTTATILTNKSSFSLSDSGCCWGSNVDGKTNWTAHAELDLGSRSDSHALNGCPVTTTVSSLRAPQNCFTRLHLLAHDPDGDHVRCRFASDATPPANFTVDETTCTLRTSGQVAVGVHVFEVMLEDFSRKNITLTYADGTSVFREASDMNSPPLCKVKLQFSMEILPPIPSCEAGHVQPMFLSRTPSHGAVLYASVGQNFQLHAQAQAHHASIHDFQVSGPQNMSKEFRDEKFGKAEVILSWTPQHSDVYRFVPVCFTAETNESQSDMRCVVVMVTQAALVQGKATVKCSPNKMMVILDEASMPGIDVNFLKLRDPTCSLTSNGTHITGTMSFSTCGTRLEDKGDVLSFTNEIISFELPNEVIVRRKSVKIDIACQFPKTISISSYYNLHKSDYIFTESSFGSFGYTFEVYSDGNFTNKVPASAYPVEVMLLETIYMGIQAESDLPNVNLFVESCKATPDDNPENTLNYDLIKNGCLQDETIKVHPSDPTSYNFEVQAFKFTGNYDQVYITCSVILCEPGSAFSRCAQGCLQSPSRRRRRSLSRETSGHYITQGPLQFVKPPVPVAAADDNELDAVMKNIDPPTAAVDPPPVIPVTKAGGGGGGGGGGGGERWGVVEVLSTNMSTVGFCSAFIVSLVLMAVAVRHFSRKRKAEDQSSLLVSGWEN, encoded by the exons ATGGAGGCAGGTGCAGTCGCCCTGCTGCTCTTCGCACTGTTGGGGAGTTCAGCGACTCTCAGCTTTTATGGAGACAGCATCACGTTCATGCCTCCACACAGGAATAAGGATGGGACGTATGGG GTGACTTTTTATCACAGACAGAACGGCAGACGCAGCTGTGGAGACCAGTCATCCTTCACATGTGGCAGTGGAGTGTGCACGAGCTTTGACAAGTCCAGCGTCCTGCAAACAGACCACGATACCACCGGCAAGGGCAGGTGGTGCCAGTCTGAAGGTCACACCACAGCGACCATCTTAACCAATAAGAGCTCCTTTTCTCTGAG tGATTCGGGCTGCTGCTGGGGGTCAAATGTCGACGGGAAAACAAACTGGACGGCTCACGCAGAGTTGGACCTGGGAAGCCGATCTGACTCACACGCCCTCAACGGCTGTCCTGTGACGACCACAGTGTCCTCTTTACG GGCGCCTCAGAACTGCTTTACAAGGCTTCATCTGCTGGCACACGATCCAGACGGAGATCACGTGAGATGTCGTTTTGCATCAGACGCCACACCTCCTGCAAACTTCACTGTGGACGAG ACTACCTGCACACTGAGAACTTCAGGTCAAGTGGCCGTTGGCGTCCACGTGTTTGAGGTGATGCTGGAGGACTTTTCCAGGAAAAACATCACTTTGACCTACGCTGATGGAACATCAGTGTTTCGGGAGGCCTCCGACATGAATTCACCTCCTCTCTGCAAAGTGAAGCTGCAGTTCTCCATGGAGA TCCTTCCTCCTATACCGAGCTGTGAGGCTGGTCACGTCCAGCCCATGTTCTTGTCCAGGACTCCGTCACATGGCGCTGTTCTTTACGCCTCTGTGGGTCAGAACTTCCAGCTTCATGCCCAAGCACAGGCTCACCATGCCAG CATACACGACTTCCAGGTCAGCGGGCCGCAGAACATGAGCAAAGAGTTCAGAGATGAGAAGTTTGGAAAAGCTGAAGTGATTCTGAGCTGGACGCCACAGCACAGCGACGTGTACAGATTTGTGCCAGTCTGCTTCACCGCAGAGACAAATGAAAG CCAATCAGACATGAGGTGTGTTGTCGTCATGGTGACCCAAGCTGCTCTCGTTCAAG GTAAGGCCACAGTCAAATGCTCCCCCAACAAGATGATGGTGATCCTCGACGAAGCTTCCATGCCCGGCATTGACGTGAACTTCCTGAAGCTGAGAGACCCGACGTGCTCTCTCACCTCCAATGGCACCCACATCACGGGCACCATGTCGTTCAGCACCTGCGGCACAAGACTGGAG GACAAAGGGGACGTTTTGTCTTTCACCAATGAGATCATCTCCTTTGAGCTGCCCAACGAGGTCATAGTCCGAAGGAAGTCTGTTAAGATCGACATCGCCTGCCAGTTTCCCAAAACCATCAGCATCTCCAGCTACTACAATCTCCACAAGTCTGACTACATTTTCACCGAGTCCAGCTTCGGCAGCTTCGGCTACACTTTTGAGGTCTACTCCGACGGCAACTTCACCAACAAGGTGCCGGCCAGCGCCTATCCGGTGGAGGTCATGCTGCTGGAGACCATTTATATGGGCATTCAGGCTGAATCAGATCTACCGAATGTGAATCTGTTTGTGGAGTCATGCAAAGCCACTCCTGATGACAACCCTGAAAACACCCTCAACTATGACCTCATCAAGAACGG GTGTCTGCAGGATGAAACGATTAAAGTCCATCCATCCGATCCAACTTCTTACAACTTTGAGGTTCAAGCCTTTAAATTTACGGGAAACTATGACCAG GTGTACATCACCTGCTCCGTCATCCTGTGCGAGCCTGGCAGTGCGTTCTCCAGATGTGCTCAGGGTTGTCTGCAGAGTCCGTCCCGCAGACGCAGACGATCGCTGAGCAGGGAGACCAGCGGGCACTACATTACCCAGGGTCCTTTGCAGTTTGTCAAGCCACCTGTTCCCGTCGCAGCTGCGGACGACAACGAGCTCGATGCTGTGATGAAGAACATTGACCCGCCCACTGCTGCAG TCGACCCTCCACCAGTGATTCCAGTCACCAAAgccggaggaggaggaggaggaggaggaggaggaggaggagaaaggtgGGGGGTGGTGGAGGTCCTGAGCACCAACATGAGCACTGTGGGATTTTGCAGCGCCTTCATCGTGTCGCTGGTGCTGATGGCCGTGGCCGTTCGTCACTTCAGCAGGAAGAGAAAAGCTGAAGACCAGAGTTCGCTCCTGGTGTCAGGCTGGGAGAACTAA